The genomic stretch CTCCTCGCTGTGATCAGCGTAAGCGTGACTCTATATTTTCAAGCCCGCAATCAGTCCATGAAGGCCGAAAAAAGCATAGACAGCAGCAAGTCGGTCCTGGATGCCAACGGGGCTCTGACAGCGGAACTCACTGCGCTGGTCCGGGCCATTCAGCCCGCGGCCCCGGGTTGCCTCGATATGGCTTTGGAAGCCAATGGACGGCTACTTACCAAGGCTTTCGGGACTGCGAAGCTCACCTATACCCAGGATGTTTTGAACGATCAGTGGGTGGCTCCGGGTTTTTCCGCCGCCTCGATCCACGAAAGCTCGCTGCTGCGCACACCCGCGCAACGCTGCCGTCAGCCGCGTTTTCCTCAGAACGCCAGCAATCCGAACGCCAATACCTTCTATTTCTGTTTGAACATAAGTCAGGATGCGAGCGCGCCGGCCGGGTCGTTTTTGAAAGCGCCCTTCGCCTTCGCCGAGGTGGGTTGGAACCTTATCAACCTCCACACAGGAGCCCCCTTGTCCTGTGAGAACTTCGTGAATATCGGGAGCGCAGCAGGTGCGCAAATCTTCTATACTGTTTACTGGAGCACACCGATGGGCGCACAGAATGTTTTTAAGAAGTATACCAACACAGTGACGGTAGGCCGCTAATGAAACGGGAATATTCGCAGGGTTTTTCCCTGGTTGAAATCATGATCGCCATGGCCATCATGGGAATTGTCGCCGTGTTTGCTGCGCGCTTTATGAAAGGCACGCAGGAGGCCAGGGTTCAGGTGAACGCGCGAGCCGATGCCCAGAATAAAACTGCGGCGCTGGCCAAACTCGTCGAACGCGATCTGAATTTCCGGCAGTCCAATACGTCCTTCACCGTGTCGGCGAACGGCACGCGCCTTTCCATTATTCGGCGTCAGGCGGTGGACCTGAATAACCTGTCCTCGTCGGACCTGACCTATGAAGTGCAGTATATCAGCGAATGCGTGAGTCGTCCGGCTCGATTGGGAACGTATCATGGCCTGCGTAGTCAGCTGAACGAAGCGCGCCTGCAGAAAGATGGGCGCTGCCTGAAGATTCTGAATTGCGATGACGCGCAGATTCCCCGCGTGCGCATTCAGATCGTGGGGACAGGGCGGATTCCCACCTATCCGTCCCTCGTTTATCCGGAGCTGCAGTTGAACGGCACGCTCGGTGATCGGACTTTGGGACAGGCGCTTTGCATCACGGCAGCTCCAGACCAACTCCGCATCAGCGTGGATGCGATCCATGCCTTCGGCAATCAGCTTTATAAGGTGGTTTCACACGATAAATCGGTGAGTCTCGGGACCAGCGATTATCAATTGCTGCCGCACGAGCTATAAAAGGAAAAGGCGATCCGCATTTCCACGGATCGCCTTCGAGTGATTACAGGGTTTTCAAGTATTCCAATAGAGCATCGAGTTTCTTTCTGTCTTTTCTGAAGTCGATTCCACCATTGAAGACTTTGATATCGGCATGACCGGCATTGCCGTAACCGGGGATGCGTGTATCATAGCGAACGACGTGTCCCATGCGGGTCTGGCTCTGGCCAGGGTTGTTCTGCTCGGGATTATCATACTCGTCGCCTTTGATCTTCCACTGAAAGCCGACCCATTTTTCATCATAGCTGAAATCATTGAGTTGGAATTCAGTAGGACGCTCTTCAGCCACCAGCAGGTGATAAAGAGTCGGCACCGATCCATTGTGAAGATAAGGTGCGCGGGCCCAGATGCCGTTCAGAGGAACCGAGACATAACCAGGATTATCCACGCGCGGCACCACGACTTCATCATCCGGCACATTGCAATCAGGCAGGGCTTTGTCCTGGCATGCGGCTTTCAAAGCCGTGATCAGGAAAAGCCGGGTGTCCTTGGTCAAACCCGTGGCGCGGCCTGGTTCAGTTCCGATAGCCGCGACCGGCATAAAGGTTTCGTTTTCATGACAGGAAAGGCAAGCCTGCTCGTAAACCGCGCGGCCTTCAGAGGCTTTGCGCAGATCCACTTTGAAGGGATACGCAGGAGCCGGCAGCTTGTCGACGAACGCTGTCGTGGCAAGGCCATTCGGGAAGTTCACGGCCCGTGGATCACCGGCGATGCCGAGTTCAGCACCCAGGTTACGGGTCAGTTTGTTCTTCAGGTTGCCATCCCACTGCGCGAAGATGCGTTTATCCTGGCCCCAGACGCTCATGATATCGCCGATACCGGAAGCCTTGGGAAAGAATTTTTGAAGACCCGCCGCGGGATCGGCCAGGACTTCTGTGGCCGGCACAGCGGCAAGCGACACGGCTATAGGGAAATCAATGTGTCCGGGTGAATTCTGCAGAAGGCGGAGATCGCCTTTCAAACTGAAAGCACCCGCTGTTTGCGCGGCATAGGCTCCACGTTTTTGCAGGCCGTCCTTAAACTGCTGCAGAAGAGTCGCGCCCAAGGCTGGCGACTGCGCCGTGCCGAGGAAGATGGCCTTATCAATGCGTTCCTCTGTGATCCGATCGGGACCATAGAGTTCGCCGTCTTTTTTCGCCATCAGAGCAGCTGTGAATTTTTCCACTGTATAATTGGGATTCTGAACCGCGCGGCCCAGAACTGTACGGAAGCCATTGATGTCACCCACAGTGCTGGGAGCACCGACTAAAAGTTTCACCTGACCATTGGCGTCTTTCACGCGTCCTGTGTGACAGGCGGCGCAGCTGACGTTCACGAGCAGTGGACTGGGAGCCGCGCCGGGTGCAGCAGGAGCCTTGGTGAAGGCGAAGCCCCAGGGCAAAAGATCCTTGGAATCGAGCTTAAAGTAGCCGGTCGCTTCCTCGAATGCAGCGTCCGAGAAAAGCTCGGGCATGACTTCGGGCAGAAGGCGCAGAATAACCGCCGGGGTTCCGTTGAAGGCGACGGGATTTTTCGTGAAGGCGTCATAGCCGGCTTTATTCTGTTCGATATAATCCTGAAGCTGATCGTCCCGCATGCGGCTCAGATAGTTCCACAGCTGGCCGTTGCGCAAGGCGGCTTCGGTTTTCAATTCCGCCGGAATATCCTGGCCTTGACCATAGTACTTCGCGAGTTCATCGACATCGGACCTGGCCGACAGTATGTTATCGGTGCTGATCGTAGGACTTTCGTCCCGAGCCCCGTCCTCTGTATCCTTGTCTTGTTTGATCGTGTTCGTACAGCCACTGATCATGATCGCTGCGATCAAGGCGATCCGGGAGGTCCATGTCTCGTTTCTCGTTACCATGTGTCTTCAAGGCTCCTTTACAGGCGTTCAGGACCCATGACTTTGCAACGACTGTGCACAGGGCAAAGAGCTGTTATGATAGGCGCATGAAGACGGATGCCGTGCGGGGAAATGACCGCTGGTCATGAGGAAAAGGACTTTGGTCAGGGATATCGCGAGGGTGGGCCTGTCAGCTTTCTGCTTACCGCGCCGTCATGAAAACTGACAGGAAGGTGAAGTCTTTTTCATGTATGAAACCGCAGGATTGAGCCCGAAAGTCCAATCCGACTTCAGCCGTTTCAATATTGGGTGAAGGCCAGATACTGCGGATCTTCCACACCGCTGAGCCACGAGAAAGGCCGGCCTTCATAGTTCACAAGGATGATGCGCCCTGCGCCCTGCTCGGCAATGAAAATATTCCCCACAAGGTCGACGGCAATTCCCAGAGGCCCTGCAAGGCCCTCGGCCACGACGTGAGCCCCTGAGGCCTCCCTTTGATGATAGCGGATGACCTGACCATCGGTCACTCCCCCGGCCGCGCCATAGACCCGGCCGGTACCATCTATGGAAACATTCACAGGACGGGGTATATCAGCCCTCTGAGCGCCATCCGCATTCCATCCCCAGGACAGGCTGCTGTCATCATAAACGCCCACCAAGGGGATATCATCCACTCCAAAACCGAGTGCGCTGGGCGCGACCGAGTAACTGCCAAAGTCCCGATCATCACTGAGGCGGCGCACGGCATTCGTTTCGCTTTGAGCCACGTACACCTCGCCGAAACCATCCACAGCCACGACGCTCGGTTCAACCAGTCCCTCACGCACCACTTCATAGGCTGGATCACCACCCGGGAATTTCAAAATGCGACCCGAGCCGAATTCCGCAACATACACATTCTGAAAGCGATCGGTGGCCAGTCCGCGCGGATCACTCAGGCCTTCGGCCATGAGGGTCATCGTACGATCGCGATCGATCTTCCATACCCGGCCTGCTGCGCCTTCCGTCAGATAAAGGGGAAAGTCGAAGATCGGCAATTGACCCTGACGCAAAAGGCGTGAAGGTTCCCGTCCGCAGGCCGCCATCAATACGATCAGGCTCAAAAAAAATATTTTCATAGCATGCGTCCTTAAAATCCATAACCAATGCCAAAGAGCGGATACCCATCGGTCTGCACGATGGCCTCGCCTAGTTTCTCACCATCCTGGGTTTTCACCGTCTGGGTTCGCCAGGTATAGGTGAACTGCAGAAATAGACCTTGAAGACCTCCGACACCGGGCGTGCTTTTCGCAGCTCCCAGGCCAAAGCGGGTTCCGATGGCGAGCATGCTGCCCGCCCCTTCCTGCTCGGCGATCGCGCGATCCGTGAAGGAACGGTTCAGCTTCATCGCGTAACCATATTCCAGGTAAAAAGGATTCCAGGTCAATTCCAGGCGCGGACCATAGGCGGTATCCACTTCGCTCTTGCCCTGATTATCGCGCTGCGCGAAAAGTCCAAGGCCCCACCAGGATCCATGCCAGGTGATATTGGTTTGCGACAGAACCGTGCTGCCTTCCGTGCCCTGCCCACCCTGTTTGGTGGAGTTGCTCATCGCCATGACTCCCAAGGTCGCGGAGATGCCCGCATGCGCGGCGGCGGGCAGGGACAGGCCAAGGACCGTTACAATTCCTAAAGACGTTTTCATGAATATTCCCTCGATAAACCAATATCATGCTCAACACGCATTAGCGTTGGGTCACAAACACCTGAATCTCCGAGCGACTCTCATTGCCGAAGCGATCGGCGGAGACCACCTGGAACTTGTAATATTTATAAGGAGTCAA from Oligoflexus sp. encodes the following:
- a CDS encoding PulJ/GspJ family protein, which translates into the protein MKREYSQGFSLVEIMIAMAIMGIVAVFAARFMKGTQEARVQVNARADAQNKTAALAKLVERDLNFRQSNTSFTVSANGTRLSIIRRQAVDLNNLSSSDLTYEVQYISECVSRPARLGTYHGLRSQLNEARLQKDGRCLKILNCDDAQIPRVRIQIVGTGRIPTYPSLVYPELQLNGTLGDRTLGQALCITAAPDQLRISVDAIHAFGNQLYKVVSHDKSVSLGTSDYQLLPHEL